The genome window AAAGTTAATTAAAGGAATACAGAAATTTAGGTCAAgtagaaataaagggaaaagagaccattcaagaaataaaatgtgtttaggAAGGAAAAAATGTTGAATCCCGGTAAATCTTCCctaaaagagatagagaaaaattaaagagaatattctttttttagaaattagGCTTAAATAATAGATGACACAGATTCTATTTGCAATTCTTTTTGGATCATATTATACCTATGTTGAAGTCATGCAAAAAATTCTATCctgtgccggagcctgccggcactacagttgaacggtacctgaaaaggggggtgaggattaaaaaacacagacacactagttcccgggagggcaaacagttcaagactgcgcgccgagtttattttctcaccttctttttataagcagaaacagcttgtacaagcataaaggtcattgccaaggctagatgtttttcccgcctccacaggatcctaggtacactctatacttctctccccgccaacctccctatcctagttcctgatatcaagaacatactacagcttttgtccctgctattgaaaacatgttgcaacttttgtccCTACCACTATGCTACTCCCTCTGctatgtatcaaacctaaatatgtgaaacaaagggccccagtaaagcggggaaaacaagattactggattgtttacccgattgcctctcacggtttcccacatttccccctttcctttataataaaagaaccgGGGTGGGCTTTAACTGGCTAGGGAAGTAGAGGTCTGATTCCTCCCGTGGCTCATCAGCCACTCTCAGGCTCTtggtatcttttggggaggagaggcagagccctttTTCTTACTATGTCTATTTTAGATGATACcaacctctatgcaaatcagacataccttcagaggaagtcagagacgGCCAGTTACTATAGGGCCTTCCCTTgcagatgctttgctctgcacctagcCAGTACCCAGTCTCGCCTTGCGGCGAGATGCAGCACTCTGACTACCTGTCTGCTTCCCATGGAGGCAATcaagcttaaaaatatgattctataCAACATGTAGAGGCCCTTGTGGGCCGGCCTTGAGCTTGACCTCATGTAGGCCTGCTTGGAGAAGCGTCAAAGCGCTGATTCCTCTGCGtaccagaaaaggcaaaaggcaCGCTAGCCCTACCACCACGGCCCCTACTAGGGCTACGGTAAGGGCCACATGTTGAAGGTCAGAGGTGGAGGGGACCATGCGCataagctgatttaaaaagtcCTTGGCGGTTTCTGCCGCATCTACCTTAAGGGGGTCTGTACTTTGCAGACCTAGGATCTCCTCATGTAATTTCAGTAGGTCTATGGATTCGTTAGCATTGTGCCAGATCCCTGACAAATGAGCCTTTACCTTATTCCAGCCATGTACGGACTGGTTGTATGGCTGAGGCGTAACACATATCTATTGATAGTTAGCATGGCATTGTAATTTGTTCCTTACCTTTAACCCATCTATCTCTTCCCCCAGGTACATAACCATGTCATATAAAGCATTGagcttctcctcaatctttctattAATCGCCTCTTGTGTCCCTAAGGCTGTGCTAACATTTTTGGATAAATCATTGACAAAATGAGCTGTTTGTACCTCTTGGGTAAGGgccgcagcagcagctgcagccgtgGCAATTAGGGTTATCAAGGCCGTGACACCGGCTATCAGCAACCTAATGAACCTCCGGGGTCTGCTGAGGGCTGaggtcacctccctccacacctggagGGAATGATCATTataccagggctcagagagatttaccgggaccattacaaaggcaggctggtggagaacaaCCACCTGTTCTCCCCAAGGTACATTAGCAATACAATTGGTTAACAGGCAATTTACACAAGTAACATTAAAGGTCTGACTTTGATGGGAAATATTCACCTTCCCCACTAGCAAGGCATAAGGCTCTGGCACACAGGCAGTCACATTAACTGTCCAGCTGCTCGCAGTCCAGTTCTTATTCTTATCACTAGACGGATAGGTCACCACGGCTGTGACCGTGCTCAGAGCAGTAGCCAATTTCCAGAGTAGTAGCTGGATTGGACCGCCAGCCACGCTCCAGAGTCCCTCATAGAGTCCTTGAGTCCAACTGGTCTTGTTGAAGACGGACCAGTTGATGATGGATGAGTTGGTGCCCTGGATCGGGAAGGCAACAGCTTGATTGGTGTAGCACCGTTCCCAAGGTACTGAATGCTCTCGTATATCAGA of Eptesicus fuscus isolate TK198812 chromosome 3, DD_ASM_mEF_20220401, whole genome shotgun sequence contains these proteins:
- the LOC129148590 gene encoding endogenous retrovirus group K member 7 Env polyprotein-like isoform X1, whose protein sequence is MLMDNLLLRDCGEPVVPALMLRTPRGRAGYQRGWFATQQSRHPRGRTRTQQEGQITILLQHEAWGGVARSSSLVLPSDIREHSVPWERCYTNQAVAFPIQGTNSSIINWSVFNKTSWTQGLYEGLWSVAGGPIQLLLWKLATALSTVTAVVTYPSSDKNKNWTASSWTVNVTACVPEPYALLVGKVNISHQSQTFNVTCVNCLLTNCIANVPWGEQVVVLHQPAFVMVPVNLSEPWYNDHSLQVWREVTSALSRPRRFIRLLIAGVTALITLIATAAAAAAALTQEVQTAHFVNDLSKNVSTALGTQEAINRKIEEKLNALYDMVMYLGEEIDGLKVRNKLQCHANYQ
- the LOC129148590 gene encoding endogenous retrovirus group K member 7 Env polyprotein-like isoform X2, with product MLRTPRGRAGYQRGWFATQQSRHPRGRTRTQQEGQITILLQHEAWGGVARSSSLVLPSDIREHSVPWERCYTNQAVAFPIQGTNSSIINWSVFNKTSWTQGLYEGLWSVAGGPIQLLLWKLATALSTVTAVVTYPSSDKNKNWTASSWTVNVTACVPEPYALLVGKVNISHQSQTFNVTCVNCLLTNCIANVPWGEQVVVLHQPAFVMVPVNLSEPWYNDHSLQVWREVTSALSRPRRFIRLLIAGVTALITLIATAAAAAAALTQEVQTAHFVNDLSKNVSTALGTQEAINRKIEEKLNALYDMVMYLGEEIDGLKVRNKLQCHANYQ